A stretch of DNA from Maridesulfovibrio sp.:
ACGAGGATGGATCGTACAGCGGAATTGATGTTGACGTAACGAAGCTGATAACGGAAATGACCGGGCTCAAATTCAGTTTTGATCAGGGTAAGTGGGCTGAAATTATTAAAAAAGCTGAAGAAAGGAAGATTGACGGCCTGACCTCGTCCGTGCCGCATCCCAGCCGCGCGAAATTTTTTAATTTTACTCCCCCGTACGCCAAGTACTCCACAGTGGTTCTTGTAAGGAAGGATAATCCGGAACGCCTGCACAGTCTGGATGATCTTGACGGAAAACGGGCTGCAGTGATGCGTGGAAATATCAACATGCTTAACGGCGTGAAAAAGACCGGGGCAAATGTTGAGATTGTCTGGGAGCCGAACGCGTACGAGCTTATCAAGAGCGTAGCAACAGGGCGAAGTGATTTTCTTATTGCCGGTGAACCGGCATTTTATCTGATAGCCAAACTGGGGCTTTCCGGGTTTCTTGAAAGTGCTTTTCCCACAGGCGGTACAACGGAGTTCTGCTTCAGCCTGCGTAACGACCAACCGGAACTTGTGTCTATCTTCAACAAGGCGTTGAAGAGTATCCCTCAGGAGAAACTTGTCGCCATCTGGAACAAGTGGCTGCGCGGTTCCGCCTGGAATCCTGTCGGTGATGACGGGCGGATAAAACTGACGGTACCGGAACAGGAATTTCTTAGCGTAAACCACTCTCTTGGGGTCAGTGTCTGGTCTGACCGTCCTCCGTTCGCGTTTTTTCCTTCCGGGGGAAAGTTTCGCGGAATGGTTGCAGATTTCATGCATCTGGCAGGAGAAGACCTTGGATCCTCCGTCAAGCTTCTCCCGGTCCGCTCCTCTGATCCGCTGGAAGACCTGAAACAGAAAAAATGTGATCTTGTAATGATGTGCGAACTCTCGGATCGCCCGGAACCCGGCATTGCGTACACCATGCCCTATATTTCCTTTCCTTATGTTATTGCGGCAAAAATGGATAAACAGTTTCAGGATGAATTTCATCCCGAAGACAATCAGATATTTGCCGTGGTCAAGGGAACGTCCGCTATATCAAGGCTGCGTGCTGAATATCCCGGACTAAACCTGCGGGAAACAGAATCCGTGCACAGTGGATTACGGAAGGTGCGGGACGGGGAAATCTATGCCCTGATTTCTACTTTTCCGGCGGTCACATATGAAATTCAGAAAAATTTTCTTACTGAACTCAAGGTAATAGCCCAGACCCCGCTTAAGGCGCAGTACGCGGTTGCCACCAGGGAAAGTTCCGCAGACTTGAACCGCATTTTTCAAAAAATAGTGGGAAATATCGGCAACAGTGAAAAGCGCCAGATCATCAACAAGTGGATGGCCATTAAATATGAAAAGGGTGTGGATTATTCCCTGGTCTGGAAAATTCTTTTCGTATCCGTCCTTGTGGTGGGACTTATCCTGTACAGGAACCGTGTCCTGCAGTGCGCAAAGCGCAAGGCCGAAGCGGAGCTGGAAGCTGAACGCGAAACTGTCCGGGCCAACCTGAATTTTATAGACATGATTTCCAATGAGTACAGGTCGCCCCTTTCCGTTATTTCTTCCAATCTGGATCTTATAGAGGAAAAGACCGGGAGAGAGGGCGAAAAGGATGTAAGCAAGGAACTTGAAAGAATGCGCAACTCCACGCAGAGACTGCTCAACATTTTTGATAAGTCACTTGCCAAGGTTCGTATTGAGAGTGCTGAGCAGCTTCCGGAAAATCACTCTGTCGATCTGGTCGAGATCGTCCGGACAGTTATGAAGGACGTGCAGAGCACCCATCCGGATCACATTATTGAACTGGAATTCCCGGAAGATAGTCCCCTGACCGTGTCCGGTGATTCCGAACTTCTAAGTCTTGCGGTTGTCAACCTGCTCGACAACGGGTGCAAGTATTCCGAACCGGATGTCCCGGTTGTGGTGTCGCTTTTTACTTCCGGACAGACCGTAACCTTACGGGTCCGTGATCAGGGAGTGGGGATGCACAGCGATGATCAGTTGAGGGTTTTCGAAAAGTACTACCGCTCATCCAATGTCGGGAAAAAACGCGGCGCAGGTATCGGGCTCTATATCGTAAAGAAGATAATCGACCTGCATGCCGGCAGGATTCGGGTTTCGTCCATTCCCGGTGCCGGGACAACCTTTACCGCGGAATTTCCCGCCGCCCAGTCCAGACAGTAGTAAGCTTCCGCCCATAAAGAGCGGGTGCTGCACTGCCGGACCGGACGGCGGTCTGTGTTTTTTTACGCTGTCCGGGGTGGATGAACGCGCTATCGGCTGATGTTGCGTCCGCCTGCATACGATCCGGCGATATAGGCCGCTATGGCCGCAGCCGTTGTCGGGACAATGGCGTGGACCCCGCCCATGGCCGGCTTCATTATGGTCAGGGTGATGAAGACGGCGACCCCGCATATGATGGAGGCCAGCGCTCCGACCGCATTCCCTTTTTCCCAGTACAGGCCGAGCACAATAGGGCAGAGGAAGGTTGCTTCCAGTCCGCCGAATGCGAAAAGGTTGATCCAGACCAGCAGGTCCGGAGGTTCGGTTGCGGCCAGAAAAACCAGCAGGCCGATTGCTGCCGTTGTTATCAGGCTCATCCTTTTCAGCCCGGAGACCTCCATTCTGGAGGCGTCACCCTTGAGCCGGTAGTGGATGTACAGGTCTTTGATTATTGCAGCCGATACCAAGAGGAGCATTGAATCCACAGTGGACATGATGGCCGCCAGCGGACCGGCGATGAAAACCCCGGCCCATACCGGTGAAAGCAGTTCCACGATCATGGTGGGCATTGCCAGGTCGCCGGAAGGGAGGTTCGGGAAAACCGCTCTGCCCATGGCTCCGGCAAGATGAGCGCAAAGGATCATGAAGCCGATGATGAGCGTACCAATGACCATGGCATCGTGCATGGCCTTGGAATCACGATAGCCCATACAACGCTGGGTGGTCTGCGGCAGGCCGAGTATGCCGATACCGACAAGCACCCAGAAGGACAGCGTGAACGGCTGCGGAACAGCATTCTTGGGCCCGGTGGGGGTGATCAATCCCGGATCGATGTCTTTCAGTGTGGATATGCAGTGCTCCACCCCGCCGCCTGCATGGATGACGGCCAGCAGGATGACCACTACCGCAATGACCATGACGATTCCCTGTACTGCGTCGGTAAGAACAACAGCCCTGAATCCGCCTACGGCAGTGTAGAGCACCACACTGATTCCGAACAGCCCGAGGCCGACTATGTACGGATATCCGGTGACAGTCTGGAAGAGCCTCGCCCCGCCGATGAACTGGGCCAGCATGGCGGCCATGAAAAATACGACCAGCGCCACGGAGCACAGGATGACTACCGCGTCACTTTCATAACGGGCTCTAAGGAAATCGGTTATGGTTACCGAGTTCGTTTTGCGGGCCATTATGGCAAATCGTTTGCCGAGAACCCCCAGAGTGAAAAAGGTCGTGGGAACCTGAATCATGGCCAGCAGCACCCAGCTGAGGCCCAGCCGGTAGGCCACTCCGGGACCTCCTACAAAGCTGCTGGCACTGGTGTAACTTGCGATTACGGTCATTGCGAGAACAAAGCCGCCCATGGAACGGTTGCCGATGAAATACTCTTCAATGAATCCTTGCGAAGATTCGGAAGCAGATTTCTTCCTGGCCCAGAGTGCCACTGCCACTGAAAATGCCAGATAGATTATGACCGGGACGATGGTCTGGATTGTTGCTGGCATTACTCTTTCTCCCCTTGCGAATCCCCGGCGGAGTCCGGAAATTCAGCATCCGTAATTTCCGCTTCAAGAGGCATGTCTTTGAACTTAGTGCGCACAATGATCCACAGCACTATGGTTATGACCGGATAACCTGCTATGCAGCTGTAGAAGAACCATGCCGGGAAGCCCCAAACATAGGTGTATTCGTCCGGGTTGTTATTGCCCATGCCGAAGCCGAATACATACCACCAGATAAAATAGAGTGCGTAGACCGTCAGAGCGAGCAGGGCTTCACGGTCTGCCTGTCTGAAACGCCGGTCCCGGTTGTTGTTCATTTCGTATCCCCTGTTGTTTCCGGGGTTAAAATTATTGTCTGCGCGGATGGCATTGCGGGTTATGAGAGTGCATTGCGATGGGATGTATCTTTTTCAGCGGACAGATTCAAGCTCCGGGTATTGCCGGTCTGATTTTCGGCGTACGGACTCAGCAGTCAACCATGGTCATGCCGAGTCCGGCGGTTCCCATTTCCTTGAACGGCTGGGGGAGGGCCCTGCCGGTCTGCAGCATGGCCATAATCACACGGTCCAGATCTTCCCAATGCTGGGAGATGATCTCATTTTTCGCCATCAGGCAGGCGTTGTAAGCTTTCAGTGCACCAAAGGCATTGCGCTCTATGCAGGGGATCAGAACAAAGCCTCCGACGGGATCGCAGGACATGCCCAGATGATGCTCCAAAGCGATGGTGGCAGCCACTTCGGTGGTCTTGATGGTGGCTCCTGAGGCATAGGCGGTCATGGCTGCGGCCATGGCCGAAGCAACACCTATCTCGCCCTGACATCCTACTTCGGCCCCGGCAACACTTGCGTTGTTTTTACAGAGAAATCCAACCAAAGCTCCGGCCAGCAGACCCTTGCGCATGTCCTCGCGTGATAGTTTGAGGTGATCCTTCATGATTTTTACCAAGGAGGGCATGGTTCCGGCGGACCCCAGAGTCGGGGCGGTTACGGCGAGGCGGCCTGCGGCGTTTCCTTCGGAAACAGCGAGGGCGTAACTGCTGACCTTCTGCATAAGGGCCTCGCCATCATCCATTTTTTGCGCCTGTGCGTAGAGGTGCTTAGCCTTGCGGTGGAACTCGAAAGGCGCGGGCAGCAGACCGTCTTCTTCCAGCCCGAGGGCAACTCCATTGAGCATGGTGTCAAGAATCAGGTCCAGATGGGCATTAACGTCTTTTTCATCACAGCCCATGATGGCCATTTCATTTTCAAGCATGATTTCATGCAGCTGCTTGCCTGTCTTTTTTACCAGCTCGTTGAATTTGGTCATGCTGCCGTAGATATGTACCGGGTCGCCGCGTTTCTCCTCCGGTTGTCCTTTCCATGAATAAAAGCCGCCTCCGGTGGAATAATATTCGCGTTCAACCAGTACCCTGCCGTTTTTGTCGACAAACTGCATGACCAGAGTGTTATTGAACGGGTAGTCGTGGTCGATGCTGTCCCAGACTATGGTCCCGGCATGGCTGATGCCGATTTTTTTGTCCGAGAAGGAAATTACATGGGTTTTGCTTTCATCAGCAAGAGCGTCCATTACCGAAGGATCGCACGTTTTGGCTTTCTGGCCCATCAATCCGCTCAGTATGGCCCTGTCTGTACGATGCCCTTTACCGGTGGATGAAAGACTGCCGTATAAATGCGCTTTGATGCTTGTGCCCGCCGACAATGTGGCGTTGTCCTGTTTCTCCAGAAACGCGCGGAAGTTGCCGGCAATGCGCAAGGGGGCCAGCGTATGGGAGCTGGATGGTCCGGGGCCTATTTTGAACAGGTCCGTTACGGAGGTGCATATGCGGCCCGCCGGCGGTCCGGAGTAGCATACGTTCGGGGGCAGGTCCGGAAAAGAGGAGGCGGGAATGCCGCGGGCCTGCGCCGGTGCGGATTTAAAGAGACTCAGTCCGGCTGCAGTCAATGCGGCGGTCTTGAGAAAATAGCGTCTATCCATTGTAAATTTCCTTGCTCATTATATCCGTCCTGAATCTGACCGCTTGTCGGCCGGAAGTGACATTAATATTGGAAAATCGACTTGTTTTTACAAATCCATACTTTGCAGTGCCATGATAATTGTATCCGTCCGGTGGATGTAGGGTTGCCCAACCTCAAGAGAATCAAAGCAAAATTAAGCGGCCATGTCCATGACCTTTCCCGGGATTATCCTTCTGAGCTTTGGCGCAGGATGCTCCTGCCGACAGTTTCAAAAAAAGACCGCCGTCTTCACCAGATATTGCGTGAAGGCGGCGGTCTTTTTTTGGAGGTCTTAATGGCTCTGTTATCCCGGCTGGAAGCCGGGTTTTAGCTTTTCCTCAACCTCCCACTGAAACATTCGGACAGTGAGGCATGACCAGATCTTTCAGTGCAAGAACATGCTCGCGTTTTGGCGGAGTAACTCCGCTGAGGGTGTACTGTCTGTCGAGCTGTTCCCATTTTGGTTCGCCGAGCCTGTGATAGGGCAGGATATCCAGCCCTTCCACGCTGCTGCCCAGCGATTTTACAAATTTTGCCGTTGCTTCGATATTCTCTTCCGAGTCGTTGCAGCCGGGTATCAGCGGAATTCTGATGCGCATGGTTTTGCCCATTTCTGCCGCCATCCTGATGTTGGCCAGAATCTGTTCATTGGGAGCACCGGTCAATTCCCGGTGCCGGTCCGAATCCATGTGCTTTATGTCGGTGAGAACAAGGTCGGTGTACTTCATGACCTCTGCAAAAGTCTCGGCAGGGCAGAGACAGCAGGATTCTATGGCTGTGTGCAGCCCCATGCTCTGTGCTTTTTGCAGGGCGTTTATCAGGAATTCCGCCTGCAGGGTGGGTTCTCCGCCGGAAAAGGTTACTCCTCCGCTGGAGGTGTTGTAGAACGGGCGGTCCCGTTCAACTTCTTCCATTACTTCGTCCACCGTCAGGTATCGTCCCACGATGGTCATTGATCCGGCATAACATTTTTCCACGCATTCCCCGCAGTATGTACACTTGTCGCGATCAATCAGCACTTCGAAGTTTTCATTGATCTCGATAGCCTGCTCCGGGCAGAGCGTGGCGCATTTTACACACCCGATGCAGTGGTGGGGAATGCGCATTATTTCCGGGCCGGGATTCATTGATTCCGGGTTCTGGCACCACTTGCACTTCAGCGGGCAGCCTTTGAGAAAAACCAACGTGCGGATGCCGCCGCCGTCGTGGACCGCGAAACGTTGAATATCGAATACCAGGCCCGTGAGCGGTCCTTTGTGCCTGTCCTCAAGACTGAATCTGTGCTGCCGTTCCTTCCATCTCATTCTTTAACTCGCTTGGTTGTGCCTTGGCCCGCATATTTGTCCCTAAGGAGAATACAGCCCTTTTTAAACTGGGAGGGATTCCAAAGGGGATTATCTCCTTTGGAAAATTAATCAGTGCTTCATTATCTGCCCCCGGCAGGCCTGTCAGGCCGCCGGGGGCAGTTTGCGATTATCGCTTAGAAGTTCTGTTCGGTACGTGCAAGGATGTCGTCCTGCAGGGATTTATCGAGCGCTGTGAAGAAGGCGCTGTAGCCTGCCACGCGGACAACGAGTCCCT
This window harbors:
- a CDS encoding transporter substrate-binding domain-containing protein; translated protein: MKVKVLIAMHVLLCVLFFSVCSWAAMPAHELRLTPAELSYIKEHPVVTLGTDETFDPFVHKNEDGSYSGIDVDVTKLITEMTGLKFSFDQGKWAEIIKKAEERKIDGLTSSVPHPSRAKFFNFTPPYAKYSTVVLVRKDNPERLHSLDDLDGKRAAVMRGNINMLNGVKKTGANVEIVWEPNAYELIKSVATGRSDFLIAGEPAFYLIAKLGLSGFLESAFPTGGTTEFCFSLRNDQPELVSIFNKALKSIPQEKLVAIWNKWLRGSAWNPVGDDGRIKLTVPEQEFLSVNHSLGVSVWSDRPPFAFFPSGGKFRGMVADFMHLAGEDLGSSVKLLPVRSSDPLEDLKQKKCDLVMMCELSDRPEPGIAYTMPYISFPYVIAAKMDKQFQDEFHPEDNQIFAVVKGTSAISRLRAEYPGLNLRETESVHSGLRKVRDGEIYALISTFPAVTYEIQKNFLTELKVIAQTPLKAQYAVATRESSADLNRIFQKIVGNIGNSEKRQIINKWMAIKYEKGVDYSLVWKILFVSVLVVGLILYRNRVLQCAKRKAEAELEAERETVRANLNFIDMISNEYRSPLSVISSNLDLIEEKTGREGEKDVSKELERMRNSTQRLLNIFDKSLAKVRIESAEQLPENHSVDLVEIVRTVMKDVQSTHPDHIIELEFPEDSPLTVSGDSELLSLAVVNLLDNGCKYSEPDVPVVVSLFTSGQTVTLRVRDQGVGMHSDDQLRVFEKYYRSSNVGKKRGAGIGLYIVKKIIDLHAGRIRVSSIPGAGTTFTAEFPAAQSRQ
- the panF gene encoding sodium/pantothenate symporter encodes the protein MPATIQTIVPVIIYLAFSVAVALWARKKSASESSQGFIEEYFIGNRSMGGFVLAMTVIASYTSASSFVGGPGVAYRLGLSWVLLAMIQVPTTFFTLGVLGKRFAIMARKTNSVTITDFLRARYESDAVVILCSVALVVFFMAAMLAQFIGGARLFQTVTGYPYIVGLGLFGISVVLYTAVGGFRAVVLTDAVQGIVMVIAVVVILLAVIHAGGGVEHCISTLKDIDPGLITPTGPKNAVPQPFTLSFWVLVGIGILGLPQTTQRCMGYRDSKAMHDAMVIGTLIIGFMILCAHLAGAMGRAVFPNLPSGDLAMPTMIVELLSPVWAGVFIAGPLAAIMSTVDSMLLLVSAAIIKDLYIHYRLKGDASRMEVSGLKRMSLITTAAIGLLVFLAATEPPDLLVWINLFAFGGLEATFLCPIVLGLYWEKGNAVGALASIICGVAVFITLTIMKPAMGGVHAIVPTTAAAIAAYIAGSYAGGRNISR
- a CDS encoding YhdT family protein, producing MNNNRDRRFRQADREALLALTVYALYFIWWYVFGFGMGNNNPDEYTYVWGFPAWFFYSCIAGYPVITIVLWIIVRTKFKDMPLEAEITDAEFPDSAGDSQGEKE
- a CDS encoding L-serine ammonia-lyase; protein product: MDRRYFLKTAALTAAGLSLFKSAPAQARGIPASSFPDLPPNVCYSGPPAGRICTSVTDLFKIGPGPSSSHTLAPLRIAGNFRAFLEKQDNATLSAGTSIKAHLYGSLSSTGKGHRTDRAILSGLMGQKAKTCDPSVMDALADESKTHVISFSDKKIGISHAGTIVWDSIDHDYPFNNTLVMQFVDKNGRVLVEREYYSTGGGFYSWKGQPEEKRGDPVHIYGSMTKFNELVKKTGKQLHEIMLENEMAIMGCDEKDVNAHLDLILDTMLNGVALGLEEDGLLPAPFEFHRKAKHLYAQAQKMDDGEALMQKVSSYALAVSEGNAAGRLAVTAPTLGSAGTMPSLVKIMKDHLKLSREDMRKGLLAGALVGFLCKNNASVAGAEVGCQGEIGVASAMAAAMTAYASGATIKTTEVAATIALEHHLGMSCDPVGGFVLIPCIERNAFGALKAYNACLMAKNEIISQHWEDLDRVIMAMLQTGRALPQPFKEMGTAGLGMTMVDC
- a CDS encoding glycyl-radical enzyme activating protein, whose amino-acid sequence is MRWKERQHRFSLEDRHKGPLTGLVFDIQRFAVHDGGGIRTLVFLKGCPLKCKWCQNPESMNPGPEIMRIPHHCIGCVKCATLCPEQAIEINENFEVLIDRDKCTYCGECVEKCYAGSMTIVGRYLTVDEVMEEVERDRPFYNTSSGGVTFSGGEPTLQAEFLINALQKAQSMGLHTAIESCCLCPAETFAEVMKYTDLVLTDIKHMDSDRHRELTGAPNEQILANIRMAAEMGKTMRIRIPLIPGCNDSEENIEATAKFVKSLGSSVEGLDILPYHRLGEPKWEQLDRQYTLSGVTPPKREHVLALKDLVMPHCPNVSVGG